A section of the Phaseolus vulgaris cultivar G19833 chromosome 8, P. vulgaris v2.0, whole genome shotgun sequence genome encodes:
- the LOC137824581 gene encoding uncharacterized protein produces the protein MASLGTEKCITLKLMVLKEQSKVIFAEAGKDFVDVLFSFLTLPLGTILRLVRKESKLQPLELASLSLIYQSAENLPIECLRTDTCEEMLLRPRNSMEDHSRSLKINIDDTKPTQYFVCNNWVQCGQKEGPVLISTFKNKSCRCGVILQTPISPETSCVFDGFVNSNASFLITDDLKVFPNLLATCVNVLKDSGIKDMSSVSEMTVNITKNQVVDMLKCCFCSRTVLTDLFLEKLPRDISQESGRITPWNLKANNCDEIIVKIMMRKSNGKILLAEGKADFADFLFSLLTIHLGGALRLMEGGSYVGSVDGLYKSVVDLDEHYFTTKEVKNKFVNPVLAPQFKLCNLLPLSCDNFPDVFCLDRRSSRNTITYSLTSINEDFLLCGSNKSLLTVSLSAEDVLYL, from the exons ATGGCTTCTTTGGGAACAGAGAAATGTATTACCTTGAAGCTTATGGTACTCAAAGAACAAAGCAAAGTTATCTTTGCTGAAGCAGGGAAGGACTTTGTGGATGTTCTGTTTAGCTTCTTAACATTGCCATTAGGAACAATATTAAGACTTGTTCGCAAGGAGTCAAAGTTGCAGCCACTTGAACTTGCATCACTGAGCTTGATCTATCAAAGTGCTGAGAATCTTCCCATAGAGTGTCTTCGCACAGATACGTGTGAAGAAATGCTACTGCGTCCGAGAAACTCAATGGAAGATCATTCTAGGAGTTTGAAGATAAACATTGACGACACAAAACCCACACAGTATTTTGTATGTAACAACTGGGTTCAATGTGGACAGAAAGAAGGCCCAGTCTTGATAAGCACCTTCAAAAATAAAAGTTGCAGATGTGGGGTTATCCTACAAACACCAATTTCTCCTGAAACCTCTTGTGTCTTTGATGGTTTTGTTAATAGTAATGCCAGTTTCTTGATCACGGATGATCTGAAAGTTTTCCCAAACTTATTGGCTACATGTGTTAATGTGCTGAAGGATAGTGGAATTAAAGACATGTCTTCAGTAAGCGAAATGACGGTGAATATAACAAAGAATCAG gtTGTGGACATGTTGAAATGTTGTTTCTGCTCAAGGACAGTTTTGACAGATTTGTTCTTAGAAAAACTTCCTCGTGACATATCACAGGAAAGTGGAAGAATAACTCCCTGGAATCTTAAAGCAAATAATTGTGATGAAATCATAGTGAAAATAATGATGAGAAAATCTAATGGGAAGATACTGTTAGCGGAAGGAAAAGCAGATTTTGCAGACTTTCTTTTTAGCTTGCTGACTATTCATTTAGGAGGAGCATTACGTTTGATGGAAGGCGGTTCGTATGTTGGGAGTGTGGATGGATTGTACAAGAGTGTTGTTGATCTGGATGAACATTATTTTACCACAAAGGAAGTAAAGAACAAGTTTGTTAATCCTGTACTTGCCCCACAGTTCAAATTGTGTAATTTGCTACCTTTAAGCTGCGACAATTTCCCCGATGTTTTTTGTCTCGATAGGCGATCCAGCCGTAACACGATAACTTACAGTTTAACTTCCATAAATGAGGATTTTCTTTTGTGTGGATCTAATAAAAGTTTGCTAACCGTGTCTCTCTCTGCGGAGGATGTattgtatttataa
- the LOC137824583 gene encoding uncharacterized protein has translation MAAVEPEKRISLKLMALKEQSKVIFAEARKDFVDVLVENLPKECLRTDMCEDMLLRPRNSMEAYCRNLKINIDDTEPTQTVLTDLFLGKLRRDILHESGRITSWNLKANNSDEIEVKIVLRKSNGKILLAEGKADFADLIFSLLTIPLGGALQLMVGCSYVGSVDGLYKSVVDLDEHYFTTKEVKYKFVDPLLAPQFKLSNLLPLSCYNFPNYYYLSCNRSKIENYCLTTRYILPTSSTSCVSSVYVDPLSDPINNGEGYIKGPTTYIATDDLVVTPSSPISVMSLLSGMSFPVDDLEEKVGVRILQASLISTSALTLGLSHLLTKVKEN, from the exons ATGGCTGCTGTTGAACCTGAGAAACGTATTTCCTTGAAGCTTATGGCACTCAAAGAACAAAGCAAAGTTATCTTTGCCGAGGCAAGGAAGGACTTTGTGGATGTTCT TGTTGAGAATCTTCCCAAAGAGTGTCTTCGCACAGATATGTGTGAAGACATGCTACTGCGTCCGAGAAACTCAATGGAAGCTTATTGTAGGAATTTGAAGATAAACATTGACGACACAGAACCCACACA GACAGTTTTGACAGATTTGTTCTTAGGAAAACTTCGTCGCGACATATTACATGAAAGTGGAAGAATAACTTCCTGGAATCTCAAAGCAAATAATTCTGATGAAATCGAAGTGAAAATAGTGTTGAGAAAATCTAATGGGAAAATACTGTTAGCGGAAGGAAAAGCAGATTTTGCAGACTTGATTTTTAGTTTGCTGACTATTCCTTTAGGAGGAGCGTTGCAGTTGATGGTAGGCTGTTCTTATGTTGGAAGTGTGGATGGATTGTATAAGAGTGTTGTTGATCTTGATGAACATTATTTTACCACAAAGGAAGTAAAGTATAAGTTTGTTGATCCTCTACTTGCTCCACAGTTCAAATTGTCTAATTTGCTACCTTTAAGTTGTTACAATTTCCCCAATTATTATTATCTTAGTTGCAACCGCAGTAAGATTGAAAACTATTGTTTAACTACCCGATATATTCTTCCCACCTCCTCCACAAGTTGTGTGTCTTCGGTTTATGTGGATCCCCTCTCTGATCCAATTAACAATGGTGAAGGATATATTAAAGGACCGACAACGTATATAGCAACAGATGATTTGGTTGTGACGCCGTCGTCGCCCATTTCTGTTATGTCTTTGCTGAGCGGTATGAGCTTTCCCGTTGACGACTTAGAGGAGAAAGTG GGTGTGCGCATACTTCAAGCGTCGCTGATCTCTACATCAGCTCTTACATTAGGTCTCAGCCACTTGTTAACCAAAGTGAAGGAGAACTGA